The Gemmata palustris genome includes a region encoding these proteins:
- a CDS encoding metallophosphoesterase, with product MNRVTLPVRGLPTALAGTRIAQLSDFHCGAHIPAGYLESAIERAAEERADLIALTGDFIDRGPHHAASAAKLFRHLKAPLGVFAVLGNHDFSVHTARGARRHPGLDRVITDALGAEGVNVLRNRSVRVERGGAGLLVAGVDDLWSGEADLKAALGSACEKTPRVLLAHNPHTVEHLDGHRADVILSGHTHGGQINWPGVGRLLLNKNARRWAAGLYPVRDGHLYVNTGVGFGWRFRFGVRPELAVFTLQPA from the coding sequence GTGAATCGTGTTACTTTGCCGGTTCGCGGGCTACCGACCGCACTCGCGGGCACGCGAATCGCTCAACTGAGTGATTTCCACTGTGGCGCACACATTCCTGCGGGATACCTCGAAAGCGCCATTGAACGCGCTGCAGAGGAGCGCGCCGACCTCATCGCACTGACGGGTGACTTTATCGACCGCGGCCCGCACCACGCCGCGAGCGCTGCGAAGCTGTTCCGACACCTGAAGGCCCCACTCGGCGTGTTCGCGGTGCTCGGGAACCACGATTTTTCGGTTCACACGGCGCGCGGCGCGCGGCGCCACCCGGGTTTGGACCGGGTAATTACGGACGCGCTCGGAGCCGAGGGTGTTAACGTGCTGCGGAACCGGTCCGTGCGCGTCGAACGCGGTGGGGCCGGCTTGCTCGTCGCGGGCGTCGATGATCTCTGGAGCGGTGAAGCCGATTTGAAGGCCGCCCTCGGCAGCGCGTGCGAGAAAACTCCCCGGGTTCTTCTGGCGCACAACCCGCACACGGTCGAACACCTCGACGGCCACCGCGCGGACGTCATCCTCAGTGGTCACACGCACGGCGGACAAATCAACTGGCCCGGGGTCGGGCGCCTCCTTTTGAATAAAAACGCCCGGCGCTGGGCCGCCGGGCTGTACCCGGTTCGCGACGGGCACCTCTACGTGAACACCGGCGTGGGTTTCGGTTGGCGGTTCCGGTTCGGGGTCCGGCCCGAACTCGCGGTCTTCACGCTGCAGCCGGCGTAG
- a CDS encoding NAD-dependent epimerase/dehydratase family protein — MSELSLVTGGAGFIGSHLVEELVRRGSPVRVLDDFSTGLRSNISQHPNVEVIEGSLTDSDAVARAANGAGVIYHLGALASVARSVESPTVTHAACATGTLNLLDAARKSGVRRVVFAASSSAYGGNSSSAGQTEDLPMVAKSPYAAAKLAGELYMQAFAHTYGLETVRLRFFNIFGPRQRSDSPYSGVIALFTAAMAAGRAPSIQGDGTQSRDFTFVANAVQALTRAAVAPNVSGNVYNVGTGRSVTLLQLVEALNHIFGTSLAPTFAPARAGDVKFSQADISRTRADLGYDPAVTFEDGLRTTVDAFLVTSGRSAVTGTR; from the coding sequence ATGTCTGAGCTTTCACTCGTGACCGGCGGCGCCGGGTTCATCGGTTCGCACCTCGTCGAAGAACTCGTGCGCCGCGGATCTCCCGTTCGCGTACTCGACGACTTCAGCACCGGTTTGCGGAGCAACATCTCCCAACACCCCAACGTCGAAGTTATCGAAGGCAGTCTGACCGATTCGGACGCCGTCGCACGCGCGGCAAACGGCGCGGGGGTGATTTACCACCTCGGCGCTCTCGCGTCGGTCGCTCGGAGTGTCGAGTCCCCCACCGTCACGCACGCGGCCTGTGCCACCGGGACGCTGAACCTGCTGGATGCCGCGCGAAAGTCCGGCGTTCGGCGCGTCGTGTTTGCCGCCAGTTCCAGCGCCTATGGCGGGAACTCATCTTCGGCCGGGCAGACGGAAGACCTGCCGATGGTGGCGAAATCACCTTACGCGGCCGCGAAACTCGCGGGCGAACTGTACATGCAGGCGTTCGCGCACACTTACGGCCTGGAAACCGTGCGCTTGCGGTTCTTCAACATCTTCGGCCCGCGCCAGCGCTCCGACAGCCCGTACTCGGGCGTCATCGCGCTGTTTACCGCGGCAATGGCCGCCGGTCGCGCGCCGAGCATTCAGGGGGACGGCACCCAATCGCGCGACTTCACGTTCGTCGCGAACGCGGTGCAGGCTCTCACGCGCGCCGCGGTCGCCCCGAACGTTTCCGGTAACGTCTACAACGTCGGCACCGGTCGGAGTGTGACACTGCTTCAACTGGTCGAGGCGCTGAACCACATCTTCGGAACGAGCCTCGCCCCGACTTTTGCTCCCGCGCGCGCGGGTGATGTGAAGTTCTCGCAGGCCGACATCAGCCGTACTCGTGCCGACCTGGGCTACGACCCGGCCGTCACCTTCGAGGACGGACTACGCACCACGGTTGATGCCTTCCTCGTGACAAGCGGTCGAAGTGCGGTGACGGGTACGCGCTAA
- a CDS encoding EF-hand domain-containing protein gives MPDAPALAPAPRGKLSKVGAPKPEAPTLAPAPRPSAPKFVAPKLSDSFEVLVFTNPRPVRVRVAILQEGKAIGELWRDRLQKAFDFCDRDGDGFISEKETRFVFSDQGMSQLLANGFYQPGATGAPTLSALDKDGDGKVSFEEFVTYYKRTAEQLMREQPVQPDNAQNVSVTEAIFKMLDANGDGKLTKDEVKAVEKLLATRDADEDECLNMQELAPELYNPAFGGFQQVQVAQPPNGAYPTGASTQMVVLYRSGRIPGTITQQVIKRYDKNGDFELTKAEVGFDDLTFRALDKDGNGTLDGEELDVWRTGAPDLDLTLSLAPKAVDCVAKLSDEKGAAARGFVIKQVENGRVVLHVGRQPIDFWAFAPVAQYSQGTLKQQYAYLFTQAAGGKKYIEEKDLTGPNAVQFQFVRVLFDTADRDGDGKMTKDEFDAYFDLQDSFRNISLSLTPAVQTPTLFQLLDENRDGRLSVRELRTAWTRLVVLEEPGAEVLTKNIIQPSVALRLARTFDRFYIQQAAVQPFNGNPNQVIVPTKGPLWFRKMDRNGDGDVSRTEYVGTKEEFDVIDADHDDLISLTEAEAFDKKMRENSEKEKPSPPKPDPKTEREPLKK, from the coding sequence GTGCCCGATGCCCCGGCCCTCGCCCCCGCGCCCAGAGGGAAACTGTCCAAAGTCGGCGCGCCGAAGCCGGAGGCACCGACGCTCGCTCCCGCCCCGCGACCCAGCGCGCCCAAGTTCGTTGCGCCGAAATTGAGCGACTCTTTTGAAGTTCTGGTCTTCACCAACCCGCGCCCGGTCCGCGTTCGCGTGGCCATCCTCCAAGAAGGAAAGGCGATCGGGGAGTTGTGGCGCGACCGGTTACAGAAGGCGTTCGATTTTTGTGACCGCGACGGCGACGGGTTCATCAGCGAAAAGGAAACACGGTTCGTCTTCTCCGATCAGGGGATGTCGCAACTGCTCGCGAACGGTTTCTACCAGCCGGGCGCGACCGGCGCGCCCACGCTCAGCGCGCTGGACAAGGACGGGGACGGGAAGGTCTCGTTCGAGGAATTCGTCACCTACTACAAGCGGACCGCCGAGCAGCTCATGCGCGAGCAGCCGGTCCAACCGGACAATGCCCAAAACGTGTCCGTGACGGAAGCCATCTTCAAGATGCTCGACGCCAACGGCGACGGGAAGCTGACGAAGGACGAAGTCAAGGCGGTCGAGAAGCTGCTCGCCACCCGCGACGCGGACGAAGACGAGTGCCTGAACATGCAGGAACTCGCGCCCGAACTGTACAACCCGGCCTTCGGCGGGTTCCAGCAGGTTCAAGTCGCACAACCACCGAACGGCGCGTACCCCACCGGGGCGAGTACCCAGATGGTCGTGCTGTACCGGTCCGGGCGGATTCCCGGGACGATCACGCAACAGGTCATCAAACGGTACGACAAGAACGGCGACTTTGAACTGACGAAGGCCGAAGTCGGCTTCGACGACTTGACGTTCCGGGCGCTGGACAAGGACGGCAACGGCACGCTCGATGGCGAAGAACTGGACGTGTGGCGGACCGGTGCGCCGGACCTCGACCTCACCCTTTCACTCGCGCCGAAAGCTGTTGATTGCGTCGCGAAGTTGAGCGACGAAAAGGGCGCTGCGGCCCGCGGATTCGTAATCAAACAGGTCGAAAACGGGCGTGTCGTGCTCCACGTCGGCCGGCAGCCGATCGACTTCTGGGCCTTCGCCCCCGTCGCGCAGTATTCGCAGGGCACACTGAAGCAGCAGTACGCGTACCTCTTCACCCAAGCCGCGGGCGGGAAGAAGTACATTGAGGAGAAAGACCTGACCGGCCCGAACGCGGTCCAGTTCCAGTTCGTGCGCGTGCTCTTCGACACCGCCGACCGCGACGGCGACGGGAAGATGACCAAAGACGAGTTCGATGCGTACTTCGACCTCCAGGACAGCTTCCGCAACATCAGCCTGAGCCTGACGCCCGCGGTGCAAACGCCCACGCTGTTCCAGTTGCTCGACGAGAACCGCGACGGGCGCCTCAGCGTGCGCGAGCTGCGGACGGCCTGGACCCGGCTCGTCGTGCTCGAAGAACCGGGGGCCGAGGTGCTCACCAAGAACATCATTCAGCCCTCGGTCGCGCTGCGGCTCGCGCGCACCTTCGACCGGTTCTACATCCAACAGGCGGCGGTCCAGCCGTTCAACGGGAACCCGAACCAGGTGATCGTGCCCACGAAGGGGCCGCTGTGGTTCCGCAAGATGGACCGCAACGGGGACGGCGACGTGTCCCGCACCGAGTACGTGGGGACCAAGGAAGAGTTCGACGTGATCGACGCGGACCACGACGACCTCATCAGCCTGACCGAAGCGGAAGCCTTCGACAAGAAGATGCGTGAGAACAGCGAGAAAGAGAAGCCCAGCCCACCGAAACCCGATCCCAAAACGGAGCGGGAACCGCTGAAAAAGTGA
- a CDS encoding DUF1501 domain-containing protein, which translates to MSQMNLDRRHLLRVGAVSAATSMSGWMGQLARAAEEKKTKPKRSCILLWMNGGPSTIDLWDLKPGHENGGPYKEIEAAPGLKIGEHLPKLAKHGKNLAVLRGMSTKEGDHARGTYLLRTGQLPGFAGIQYPSIGSLVSKELGDSKSELPNFISIAPQRFFAQEAFGPGFLGPVHAPLIVGDGQFNNGQGGNIDQILKVADLDRPKNIDESTSAARLDMLRDMQEEFATTRPGTMAKSHAAAYDRAIRLMQSEGGKVFDLTQEKNETRDKYGRNLFGQGCLLARRLVEKSVPFIEVTLGNWDTHGQNFDLVKGLCGTLDAAWAALMDDLKDRGLLETTTIVWAGEFGRTPKINQGKGRDHYPNAWSTVIAGGGVKGGQAVGKTSKDGTTVEERVTPAVDFLATVCSAVGIDFEKQNMSNVGRPIRIVDKGAKPVSEVLA; encoded by the coding sequence ATGTCTCAGATGAACCTCGACCGTCGTCACCTGCTCCGCGTCGGCGCGGTGAGCGCTGCAACGTCCATGTCCGGGTGGATGGGCCAGCTCGCGCGGGCCGCCGAAGAGAAGAAGACCAAGCCCAAGCGCTCGTGCATTCTGCTGTGGATGAACGGCGGGCCGAGCACCATCGACCTCTGGGACTTGAAGCCCGGTCACGAGAACGGCGGACCGTACAAGGAAATCGAAGCGGCTCCTGGACTGAAGATCGGCGAGCACCTGCCGAAGCTCGCAAAACACGGGAAGAATCTCGCGGTGCTCCGCGGGATGTCCACGAAGGAAGGCGACCACGCCCGCGGCACCTACCTCCTCCGCACGGGTCAACTGCCCGGATTCGCGGGCATCCAGTACCCCAGCATCGGCTCGCTGGTCTCGAAGGAACTCGGCGACTCGAAGTCCGAGTTACCGAACTTCATCAGCATCGCACCGCAGCGGTTCTTCGCACAAGAAGCGTTCGGCCCTGGCTTCCTCGGACCGGTTCACGCGCCGCTCATCGTCGGCGACGGCCAGTTCAACAACGGCCAGGGCGGGAACATCGATCAGATCCTCAAAGTCGCCGACCTGGACCGCCCGAAGAACATTGATGAGAGCACCAGCGCGGCCCGGCTCGACATGCTCCGCGACATGCAGGAAGAGTTCGCGACCACGCGCCCCGGCACGATGGCGAAGAGCCACGCCGCCGCCTACGACCGCGCCATCCGCCTCATGCAGTCCGAGGGCGGTAAGGTGTTCGACCTGACACAAGAAAAGAACGAAACCCGCGACAAGTACGGCCGCAACCTGTTCGGCCAGGGGTGCTTGCTCGCCCGCCGCTTGGTCGAAAAGAGCGTGCCGTTTATCGAAGTCACGCTCGGCAACTGGGACACGCACGGCCAGAACTTCGATCTCGTGAAGGGCTTGTGCGGCACGCTCGACGCGGCCTGGGCCGCGCTGATGGACGACCTCAAGGACCGCGGGCTGCTCGAGACCACCACAATCGTGTGGGCCGGCGAGTTCGGCCGGACGCCGAAGATCAACCAGGGCAAGGGCCGCGACCACTACCCGAACGCCTGGAGCACGGTCATCGCGGGCGGCGGCGTCAAGGGCGGTCAGGCGGTCGGGAAGACGAGCAAGGACGGCACCACGGTCGAAGAGCGCGTCACCCCGGCAGTGGACTTCCTCGCGACGGTGTGCTCGGCGGTGGGCATCGACTTCGAGAAGCAGAACATGTCGAACGTCGGGCGCCCGATCCGCATCGTCGACAAGGGCGCCAAGCCCGTCTCGGAGGTGCTCGCGTGA
- a CDS encoding DUF1553 domain-containing protein, protein MLARLRVAAALAVLVFPAMGAGADITIAPTPKSVKDPADALAAMIDGHLAKDWEARGLIPAEQTDDAEFVRRVYLDVVGRAPKASESREFIENAAPDKRVRLVDHLLRMPGHATHFASVTRAQWLPQTTTNFQLTQFGIQFEAWLRNQYRDNTPVDRVVKRIITVGLTVNTQNPDFRFVQPNGNDPDGNNIVGFYSANEGRAENVGSAVSRLFLGMKLECAQCHDHPFAPYTRDQFWQFAAFFAEMNPLTGPRPGFVGPLQPQADRNKIGVMGTDRKVSATFFDGSNPAWSLERTPRQELANWLVSAKNPFFAKNMANRVWAHFFGIGIVDPVDEPGENNPASHPELLKELGKAFAENGFDNRLLIRAITRTKAYQLSSKMTHPGQADPRRFAKMSLKGLTPSQLFDTLVATTGFREPAFMRNQQNFGFVQPNNPRSQFLSQFANTERATETNTTILQALMLMNGKFIGDQTDLAKSELLAAIVDMPGWDTKQRVSNLFLTAFARNPTPEELEKYASYVDRGGAKNDKKQALADVFWVLLNSSEFLFNH, encoded by the coding sequence ATGCTTGCGCGCCTTCGAGTCGCGGCGGCCCTGGCCGTGCTCGTTTTCCCGGCAATGGGTGCCGGTGCCGATATCACAATCGCGCCGACGCCCAAGTCGGTCAAAGACCCGGCCGACGCCTTGGCCGCCATGATCGACGGGCACCTCGCAAAAGACTGGGAGGCCCGCGGGCTGATCCCCGCCGAACAGACCGACGACGCCGAGTTCGTGCGCCGCGTGTACCTCGATGTCGTCGGGCGCGCGCCGAAGGCGTCCGAATCGCGCGAGTTCATCGAGAACGCGGCCCCCGACAAGCGCGTGAGGCTCGTCGATCACCTGCTCCGCATGCCGGGCCACGCGACCCACTTCGCGTCCGTCACGCGGGCGCAGTGGCTCCCGCAAACCACGACCAACTTCCAGCTCACGCAGTTCGGCATCCAGTTCGAGGCGTGGCTCCGCAATCAGTACCGTGACAACACGCCCGTCGATCGGGTCGTGAAGCGGATCATTACGGTCGGTCTGACAGTCAACACGCAGAACCCGGACTTCCGCTTCGTCCAGCCCAACGGCAACGACCCGGACGGCAACAACATTGTCGGGTTCTACTCCGCGAACGAGGGCCGGGCGGAGAACGTCGGGTCCGCCGTGAGCCGCCTGTTCCTCGGGATGAAGCTCGAGTGCGCCCAGTGCCACGACCACCCGTTCGCCCCGTACACCCGCGACCAGTTCTGGCAGTTCGCCGCGTTCTTCGCCGAAATGAACCCGCTCACCGGTCCGCGCCCCGGGTTCGTCGGGCCGCTCCAACCGCAGGCCGACCGCAACAAGATCGGCGTGATGGGCACCGACCGCAAGGTGAGCGCGACCTTCTTCGACGGTTCGAACCCAGCGTGGTCGCTGGAACGAACCCCGCGCCAGGAGCTGGCGAACTGGCTGGTCAGCGCGAAGAACCCGTTCTTCGCGAAGAACATGGCGAACCGGGTGTGGGCACACTTCTTCGGCATCGGCATCGTGGACCCGGTGGATGAGCCGGGCGAGAACAACCCCGCAAGCCACCCCGAACTGCTCAAGGAACTCGGCAAAGCGTTCGCCGAGAACGGGTTCGATAACCGGCTTTTGATCCGGGCCATCACCCGCACGAAGGCGTACCAGCTTTCGAGCAAGATGACGCACCCGGGCCAGGCCGACCCGCGCCGCTTCGCCAAGATGAGCCTGAAGGGACTCACGCCGTCGCAACTGTTCGACACGCTCGTAGCCACGACCGGGTTCCGCGAACCGGCCTTCATGCGGAACCAACAGAACTTCGGGTTCGTGCAGCCCAACAACCCGCGCAGCCAGTTCCTCTCGCAGTTCGCCAACACCGAGCGCGCGACGGAAACCAACACCACGATTCTGCAGGCCCTGATGCTGATGAACGGCAAGTTCATCGGCGACCAGACCGACCTCGCCAAGAGCGAGCTGCTCGCCGCGATCGTGGACATGCCGGGCTGGGACACCAAGCAGCGCGTGAGCAACCTGTTCCTGACCGCGTTCGCCCGCAACCCGACGCCGGAGGAGCTGGAAAAGTACGCCAGTTACGTGGACCGCGGGGGCGCAAAGAACGACAAGAAGCAGGCGCTCGCCGACGTGTTCTGGGTTCTGCTCAACAGCTCCGAATTCCTCTTTAATCATTAA
- a CDS encoding TIGR03067 domain-containing protein, whose product MFTAMLVASLFAPAADLNEAAQKELKALEGDWLLVSWVTNGTERELAADEQITVTVTGAKFTFGKFGDGQVTALDPSTSPPIIDFKMLRKPESGVTNEAIFKVEKHVLTVVVYLGEGSKRPANFDAAAEKESQAAKFVLKRVKK is encoded by the coding sequence ATGTTCACCGCAATGCTAGTCGCGTCACTGTTCGCGCCGGCGGCCGATCTCAACGAGGCCGCGCAGAAGGAACTGAAAGCGCTCGAAGGCGACTGGCTCCTCGTTTCCTGGGTCACCAACGGCACCGAGCGCGAACTGGCCGCCGACGAGCAGATCACAGTCACGGTGACCGGCGCGAAGTTCACGTTCGGCAAGTTCGGCGACGGGCAAGTCACCGCTCTCGACCCCTCCACCTCTCCCCCAATCATCGATTTCAAGATGCTCCGAAAGCCCGAATCCGGGGTGACAAACGAAGCCATTTTTAAAGTTGAGAAACACGTGCTCACGGTCGTCGTCTATCTGGGCGAGGGCAGTAAGCGCCCGGCGAACTTCGACGCGGCCGCGGAGAAAGAGTCCCAGGCCGCGAAGTTCGTTCTGAAGCGTGTCAAAAAGTGA
- a CDS encoding HEAT repeat domain-containing protein, with protein MLRALSAIAGLLIAGSAAQADAPKVTDLVRQLETGGAGERVIAAERLGDLGSAAADAIPALTRVARNARRGSLEGDAESRRANKHLYDACLDALTGIGPKSVPALVELLPGEKDDNFGSVARHIHSFGREAVPSVPALAKLLADDNQDFRVRVAYLLEEIGPGAEPAIPELVGLFLNPKNENDNRKSSGPLPPPPRVAAVRALLRIGPKGTKAVQEKVLPVLAKELKTGESASGGSTEEVLSVLGESGASIVPEVIAAIKNGELKFGREGAGTALLGLGVTGRQAFGKLIAGPDIEMRKEMHEVLRRYLLNEHFPTYDPFDTSPLDLTPFVPALAAMLKEGEPRQRIEVARTLSDRADKVPREVVDTIIGLFRDPAIKKWMDQEEGAWLSAPNLNSFGEVGTRALVPLLDSDSAGVREAVIDQLGHRKWSAGALPSLRKLAEASDSQSALTAAFCAAALSLDPKDAARLADRRFLRNDDPKVREYAADYLGHLDSLGAPHHEALIPLLEDKDKVAQSAARTIYDHAPKGSAAARAFTDRNLVNDHNSGRIVRVPERQPEQLPGVPDLIASATTERDEWKRAKFVLDLGDRGTAAKEAVPALKKLLTDPDPALRFAAGIALAQIENDQPALRKLLTAELERAARGRPVAWIATEALERLPPDFPELIPLIIRWLEHRNDDIRFLSIFRKYGPKAKAAVPAIHTILRGPKVPNHHYFGTELKPACEALAAIGPDAREALPELQRRFDTGSIEVALAAREAIRKITGEK; from the coding sequence ATGCTCCGCGCCCTCTCCGCTATTGCCGGTCTGCTGATTGCGGGGTCCGCAGCGCAAGCGGACGCGCCGAAGGTCACCGACTTGGTACGGCAACTGGAGACGGGCGGCGCCGGGGAGCGGGTGATCGCGGCCGAGCGTCTCGGCGATCTCGGCTCCGCAGCCGCCGACGCGATTCCGGCACTCACCCGTGTCGCCCGTAACGCGCGCCGCGGATCGCTCGAAGGCGACGCCGAGAGCCGTCGAGCCAACAAACATCTGTACGATGCGTGCCTGGACGCACTGACCGGCATCGGCCCCAAATCCGTGCCTGCACTTGTTGAACTGTTACCGGGTGAGAAGGATGATAACTTCGGGAGTGTTGCACGGCACATTCACTCGTTCGGCCGGGAAGCCGTTCCATCTGTCCCCGCGCTGGCAAAACTTCTGGCCGATGATAATCAGGATTTTCGGGTCAGGGTTGCCTACCTCCTCGAAGAAATCGGACCGGGAGCCGAACCCGCGATCCCCGAACTCGTTGGCTTGTTCCTCAACCCCAAGAATGAGAACGACAACCGTAAGTCGTCAGGTCCGCTCCCACCACCACCTCGGGTCGCCGCAGTGCGGGCGCTGTTGCGCATCGGTCCGAAGGGCACCAAAGCCGTTCAAGAAAAGGTGCTGCCGGTCCTGGCCAAAGAACTGAAAACCGGTGAGTCCGCTAGTGGCGGTAGCACCGAGGAGGTGCTGAGTGTACTCGGGGAATCCGGTGCTTCCATCGTCCCGGAAGTAATCGCGGCGATCAAAAACGGGGAACTGAAATTCGGACGCGAAGGAGCCGGAACAGCACTGCTCGGACTTGGGGTGACCGGCAGGCAGGCATTCGGGAAATTAATTGCTGGACCTGACATTGAAATGCGCAAGGAGATGCACGAAGTACTGCGCCGCTACCTACTGAACGAGCATTTCCCCACATACGATCCATTCGATACCTCACCACTCGACCTTACCCCGTTCGTTCCAGCGTTGGCAGCCATGCTCAAGGAGGGGGAACCGAGGCAGCGAATCGAAGTCGCGCGCACACTGAGCGACCGCGCAGACAAGGTACCGCGGGAGGTTGTGGACACGATCATCGGTCTGTTCCGCGACCCGGCGATCAAGAAGTGGATGGATCAGGAAGAGGGTGCGTGGCTGAGCGCACCCAATCTCAACAGCTTCGGCGAGGTCGGCACTCGTGCGCTCGTTCCGCTCCTCGACTCGGACTCGGCCGGGGTCCGCGAAGCCGTCATCGATCAACTCGGCCATCGAAAGTGGTCGGCGGGGGCGCTCCCAAGCCTGAGAAAATTGGCCGAAGCTTCGGACTCGCAATCGGCCCTTACCGCCGCGTTCTGCGCCGCCGCGTTAAGCCTCGACCCGAAGGACGCGGCCCGACTAGCGGACCGACGGTTCCTTCGCAATGACGACCCGAAAGTTCGAGAGTACGCAGCCGATTACCTGGGCCACCTCGATTCTCTCGGGGCACCGCACCACGAGGCGCTCATCCCGCTCCTCGAAGACAAGGATAAGGTCGCTCAATCCGCGGCCCGGACCATCTACGATCACGCCCCGAAAGGCTCCGCAGCGGCTCGTGCCTTCACGGATCGCAATCTGGTCAATGACCACAACAGTGGGCGAATTGTTCGCGTCCCCGAGCGCCAACCCGAACAGTTACCTGGCGTACCGGACCTGATTGCATCTGCAACTACCGAACGCGACGAATGGAAGCGCGCAAAGTTCGTACTCGATCTGGGCGATCGCGGTACAGCAGCGAAAGAAGCCGTCCCCGCACTAAAGAAGTTGCTGACAGACCCCGACCCGGCTCTGAGATTCGCAGCCGGAATCGCCCTCGCTCAAATCGAAAACGATCAGCCCGCGTTGCGGAAGTTGCTGACAGCCGAACTGGAGCGAGCTGCCCGCGGGCGCCCGGTTGCGTGGATCGCTACGGAGGCGCTGGAACGTCTACCACCGGACTTCCCGGAACTGATTCCGCTGATTATTCGGTGGCTCGAACACAGAAACGACGACATACGGTTTCTGTCCATCTTCCGGAAATACGGCCCAAAAGCGAAAGCTGCCGTACCAGCGATACACACCATACTGCGCGGTCCCAAAGTGCCGAACCACCACTACTTCGGAACCGAACTGAAGCCGGCGTGCGAAGCGCTCGCCGCAATTGGCCCCGACGCACGCGAAGCCTTACCAGAATTGCAGCGGCGGTTCGATACGGGCAGCATCGAAGTGGCTCTGGCCGCACGAGAAGCGATCCGAAAGATCACCGGTGAAAAGTAA
- a CDS encoding reverse transcriptase family protein, whose protein sequence is MSTTTPAPSPDAQTLWRLIVQAGGMKAYIDGQLRERGFLVTRRDADAMSDREKDAYKKALKQEAEERRKLRRETWGAYRANHIVHLGEGVFWTDEPKEDKWDTPNSEERAAENELPALDKAEQLAEALGVTIPQLKGMAYHRDAATSLHYVRFTIPKRDGTERPIWAPKKRLKAAQRWILHHIVERLPVHGAAQGFLVGRSILSNALVHENPKILLKMDIKEFFPTVTVKRVKGVFRRAGYRDGISTLLAQICTEAPREIVNVEGKTYYVSLGPRCLPQGAPTSPAITNALCLRLDRRLAGLAKRYGWRYTRYADDLTFSLPMEHKGQPKLGSMLGCARRIVEAEGFEVKTEKTRVHRTGGRQSVTGLVVNGDNTPRTPRKLRRQLRSALHKLKTGKPLKDGESLARLTGYAAFVYMTNQELGRKMLADLHGFEDKPEGPAV, encoded by the coding sequence ATGAGCACCACGACCCCGGCCCCCTCTCCCGACGCACAGACCCTGTGGCGCCTGATCGTTCAGGCCGGGGGGATGAAGGCGTACATCGACGGGCAGCTCCGCGAGCGCGGGTTCCTCGTCACGCGCCGCGACGCGGACGCGATGTCCGACCGCGAGAAGGACGCCTACAAGAAGGCGCTCAAGCAGGAGGCGGAGGAGCGCCGAAAACTGCGCCGCGAAACGTGGGGCGCGTACCGGGCGAACCACATCGTCCACCTCGGCGAAGGGGTGTTCTGGACCGACGAGCCGAAAGAAGACAAGTGGGACACACCGAACAGCGAGGAGCGCGCGGCCGAGAACGAACTGCCCGCGCTCGATAAGGCGGAGCAATTGGCCGAGGCGCTCGGCGTGACGATCCCGCAACTCAAGGGCATGGCCTACCACCGCGACGCGGCCACGAGCCTGCACTACGTGCGGTTCACGATCCCCAAGCGCGACGGCACCGAGCGCCCCATCTGGGCGCCGAAGAAGCGCCTGAAGGCGGCCCAGCGGTGGATTCTGCACCACATCGTCGAGCGCCTGCCGGTCCACGGGGCCGCGCAAGGGTTCTTGGTGGGGCGCTCGATCCTCAGCAACGCGCTGGTTCACGAGAACCCGAAAATCCTGCTGAAGATGGACATCAAGGAGTTCTTCCCGACGGTCACGGTAAAGCGCGTGAAGGGCGTGTTCCGCCGCGCCGGGTACCGCGACGGTATCAGCACGCTCCTCGCGCAAATCTGCACCGAGGCGCCGCGCGAGATCGTGAACGTGGAGGGGAAGACCTACTACGTCTCGCTCGGGCCGCGCTGCTTACCGCAAGGTGCGCCGACCAGCCCTGCGATCACGAACGCGCTCTGCCTCCGACTCGACCGCCGGCTCGCGGGGCTCGCGAAGCGGTACGGCTGGCGCTACACGCGGTACGCGGACGACCTGACTTTTAGCCTGCCGATGGAGCACAAGGGACAACCGAAACTCGGCTCGATGCTCGGGTGCGCCCGGCGCATTGTCGAAGCGGAAGGCTTCGAGGTGAAAACAGAAAAGACTCGCGTTCACCGCACCGGCGGCCGGCAGAGCGTGACGGGGCTCGTGGTCAACGGTGACAATACCCCGCGCACGCCGCGCAAGCTCCGGCGACAACTCCGCTCGGCGCTCCACAAACTGAAGACCGGCAAGCCGCTCAAGGACGGCGAATCGCTGGCCCGGCTGACCGGCTACGCGGCGTTCGTCTACATGACGAACCAGGAACTCGGCCGCAAGATGTTGGCCGACCTGCACGGCTTCGAGGACAAGCCGGAAGGCCCGGCAGTGTGA